One Drechmeria coniospora strain ARSEF 6962 chromosome 01, whole genome shotgun sequence genomic region harbors:
- a CDS encoding Ribosomal protein L22/L17, eukaryotic/archaeal, with amino-acid sequence MVRYAATEIQPSKSARARGAYLRVSFKNTRETAQAINGWKLQRAVAFLENVQEHKEAVPMRRYAGSTGRCAQGKQFGVSKARWPVKSAQFLLDLLKNAEANADAKGLDTGALIVKHIQVNQAPKQRRRTYRAHGRINPYMSNPCHIELILTEADEVVQKSEQVANREELRLNSRQRGSRLRKAITAS; translated from the exons ATG GTTCGATACGCCGCGACCGAGATCCAGCCCTCCAAATCGGCCCGCGCCCGCGGTGCCTACCTGCGAGTTTCCTTCAAGAACACTCGCGAGACCGCCCAGGCCATCAACGGCTGGAAGCTGCAGCGTGCCGTTGCCTTCCTTGAGAATGTGCAGGAGCACAAGGAGGCTGTTCCCATGCGACGATATGCCGGCAGCACTGGCCGCTGCGCGCAAG GCAAGCAGTTCGGCGTCTCCAAGGCCCGATGGCCCGTCAAGTCGGCCCAGTTTCTGCTGGACCTCTTGAAAAATGCTGAGGCGAATGCCGATGCCAAGGGCCTTGACACCGGTGCCCTGATCGTGAAGCACATCCAAGTCAACCAGGCCCCCAAGCAGCGCCGCCGAACATACCGCGCCCACGGTCGA ATCAACCCTTACATGTCGAACCCCTGCCATATCGAGCTGATCCTGAcagaggccgacgaggttgtGCAAAAGTCTGAGCAGGTTGCCAACCGTGAAGAGCTCCGCCTGAACTCGAGACAGCGTGGCTCTCGCCTTCGCAAGGCCATCACGGCCTCGTAA